Proteins from a genomic interval of Salinarchaeum sp. Harcht-Bsk1:
- a CDS encoding L-threonylcarbamoyladenylate synthase, whose protein sequence is MTGDGATDGAPVADGDLDAAAAAIERGECVVYPTETVYGLGANAIDPDAVECVFDVKDRDRSKPVSLGVPDVDAALEFTAPTARERRFMHEFLPGPVTVVVDRKEMVPDVLTAGSNRVGVRIPDHDVALDLLERTDAPITATSANVSGTGSVRTVSELSDEVRDAVAVVLDAGETPGSESTVVDVEVGEIVRRGAMADEIEYWLEAN, encoded by the coding sequence ATGACTGGCGACGGTGCAACGGACGGCGCTCCGGTGGCCGACGGCGATCTCGACGCCGCCGCGGCCGCCATCGAGCGCGGCGAGTGCGTCGTCTATCCGACGGAGACGGTCTACGGCCTCGGCGCGAACGCGATCGACCCCGACGCCGTCGAGTGCGTGTTCGACGTGAAGGACCGCGATCGCTCGAAGCCGGTCTCGCTCGGCGTGCCCGACGTCGACGCCGCGCTCGAGTTCACCGCGCCGACCGCCCGTGAACGCCGATTCATGCACGAGTTCCTACCCGGCCCGGTGACGGTCGTCGTCGATCGCAAGGAGATGGTCCCCGACGTGCTGACCGCCGGCAGCAATCGAGTCGGCGTCCGAATTCCGGATCACGACGTCGCGCTGGATCTCCTCGAGCGGACCGACGCGCCGATTACCGCCACGAGCGCGAACGTGAGCGGCACCGGGAGCGTCCGGACCGTGTCAGAACTGAGCGACGAGGTTCGCGACGCTGTCGCGGTCGTCCTCGACGCCGGCGAGACGCCGGGCAGCGAGAGCACGGTCGTCGACGTCGAAGTGGGCGAGATCGTGCGGCGCGGTGCGATGGCCGACGAAATCGAGTACTGGCTCGAGGCGAACTGA